From the genome of Pseudomonas mohnii:
GGTGCCAGGTCGGTGAAATGACTGGCGAGGACGGCCGCCTGCTCAACAGGATGGGGGAGGTGGTTCAGGGTCTTGATCACGGTATTGGCCTCACGGTGATGGCGGTGCTGCCTCTGTCGGGCATTTTTTTGTGTGGTTCGGGCTGACGCCATCGCCAGCAGGCTGGCTCCCACAGGGATTTCAGGTGTTCACAAAACCTGTGGGAGCGGGATTGCCCGCGATAGGTCGAAGGCCGATTTCAGCGTTTCACGGCAACCGGCTGATTCAACTCGGCGCGCTTGCTCAGCAAATCAAACACCGCCGGATACGCCGGCCGCTCGATGTAGCGCCCGGCTCCGCGTTCGGCCCGCAGATCGCCGTCAGCCCAGACCACCCGGCCCTGGCTGATGGTATGGCTGGGCACGCCGCGCACGGTCTTGCCTTCGAAGATGTTGAAGTCGACTTGCTGGTGGTGGGTCTTGGCGGAAATCGTGCGCGTGCCCTGCGGGTCCCACAGCACCAGGTCGGCATCGGCGCCGACGCGGATCGCGCCTTTGCGCGGGTAGAGATTGAAGATTTTCGCGGTGTTGGTGGAGGTCAGCGCAACGAAGTGCTGCATCGACAAACGCCCGGTGTTCACCCCTTCGTCCCAGAGCACGGCCATGCGGTCTTCGATGCCGGCAGTGCCATTGGGGATCTTGCTGAAATCGTCCTTGCCGGCGGCCTTCTGCTCGGCGCAGAAGCAGCAGTGGTCGGTGGCGGTGGTGTGCAGGTTGCCGGCTTGCAGGCCATGCCAGAGCGCTTCCTGATGCCCGACAGGACGGAACGGCGGGCTCATCACGTAACCGGCGGCGGTCTGCCAGTCCGGGTGTCGATAGACGCTGTCGTCCAGCAACAGGTGCCCGGCCAGTACTTCGCCGTAAACCGGTTGGCCCTTGGCGCGGGCATAGGTGATTTCGTCGAGGGCTTCCCTGGTCGAGACGTGCACCAGGTACAACGGTGTGCCGAGCGTTTCGGCGATGCGGATCGCCCGGCTCGCGGCTTCACCTTCCACTTGCGACGGACGCGACAGGGGATGCGCCTCCGGCCCGGTCATGCCCTGGGCCATCAACTTGCGTTGCAGGTGATAGACCAGCTCGCCG
Proteins encoded in this window:
- the hydA gene encoding dihydropyrimidinase, which translates into the protein MSLLIRGATVITHDESYRADVYCADGVIKAIGEDLEAPTGADILDGSGQYLMPGGIDPHTHMQLPFMGTVASEDFYSGTAAGLAGGTTSIIDFVIPNPQQSLMEAFHQWRGWAEKSASDYGFHVAITWWSEQVREEMAELVKHHGVNSFKHFMAYKNAIMAADDTLVASFERCLELGAVPTVHAENGELVYHLQRKLMAQGMTGPEAHPLSRPSQVEGEAASRAIRIAETLGTPLYLVHVSTREALDEITYARAKGQPVYGEVLAGHLLLDDSVYRHPDWQTAAGYVMSPPFRPVGHQEALWHGLQAGNLHTTATDHCCFCAEQKAAGKDDFSKIPNGTAGIEDRMAVLWDEGVNTGRLSMQHFVALTSTNTAKIFNLYPRKGAIRVGADADLVLWDPQGTRTISAKTHHQQVDFNIFEGKTVRGVPSHTISQGRVVWADGDLRAERGAGRYIERPAYPAVFDLLSKRAELNQPVAVKR